A window from Heteronotia binoei isolate CCM8104 ecotype False Entrance Well chromosome 15, APGP_CSIRO_Hbin_v1, whole genome shotgun sequence encodes these proteins:
- the LOC132584058 gene encoding olfactory receptor 14A16-like encodes MSNKSIMSNFLLLEFSQVRELQFLHLIAFLTVYLATVTGNLLIIFSIALNHHLHTPMYLLLMNLAIQDIGQISVTVPKSMFNILLNTRHISYSGCVAQVFFFYSFVASDFFVLTVMAYDRYVAICNPLHYEMVINRNVCRDMIIGVWVTGFLYAGLHTTGTFATHFCSNIVNQFFCEIPQLIKLTCSDLNLLEMTAIGVGVVLALGCFVYILVTYMHIFTTVLRLPSTKGRQKAFSTCIPHLTVCSTFFFTACFAHLKPVSNTPSLLDLVFALIYSFVPPMLNPVIYSIRNKEIKKAMAKVLGFRNFSTNT; translated from the coding sequence ATGTCCAACAAATCCATCATGTCAAATTTTCTGCTACTGGAATTCTCACAGGTCCGAGAACTGCAGTTTCTACATTTGATTGCTTTTCTCACAGTATACTTGGCCACAGTCACAGGAAACCTCCTGATCATCTTTTCAATAGCTTTAAACCATCACCTGCACACCCCCATGTACTTATTATTGATGAACTTGGCCATTCAAGACATTGGTCAAATTTCAGTCACCGTCCCTAAATCCATGTTCAATATCCTCTTGAATACCAGGCACATTTCTTACTCAGGATGTGTTGCTCAAGTCTTCTTCTTTTATTCCTTTGTAGCATCTGATTTCTTTGTCCTGACAGTCATGGCATATGACCGGTATGTGGCCATTTGCAATCCATTACATTATGAGATGGTAATAAATAGAAATGTGTGCAGGGACATGATTATTGGTGTATGGGTCACTGGTTTTCTGTATGCTGGATTGCACACCACTGGGACTTTTGCAACCCATTTCTGTTCTAACATTGTCAATCAATTTTTTTGTGAAATCCCACAGCTCATAAAATTGACTTGTTCTGACCTAAATCTCCTTGAAATGACTGCTATTGGGGTTGGAGTTGTCCTTGCGCTGGGCTGTTTTGTCTATATCCTTGTAACTTATATGCACATTTTCACCACAGTGTTAAGATTGCCTTCTACAAAGGGACGACAAAAGGCTTTCTCCACTTGCATTCCCCATCTGACTGtctgctccacattttttttCACTGCCTGCTTTGCCCATCTTAAGCCTGTCTCTAACACTCCATCACTGCTGGATTTGGTATTTGCTTTAATTTATTCCTTTGTGCCACCCATGTTGAATCCAGTGATTTACAGTATAAGAAACAAGGAGATCAAAAAAGCCATGGCAAAAGTTTTAGGTTTTAGGAACTTTTCCACAAACACCTGA